A genomic segment from Oncorhynchus keta strain PuntledgeMale-10-30-2019 chromosome 7, Oket_V2, whole genome shotgun sequence encodes:
- the LOC118386282 gene encoding guanylate-binding protein 1-like, which translates to MTGQTVSMKEPVCLIENDSDGKLCVVRSALDILDQIDQHVVVVSVVGLYRTGKSYLMNKLAGEKKGFALGATIQSKTKGIWMWCVPHPEKRDHTLVLLDTEGLGDVEKGDEKNDNWIFSLAVLLSSTLVYNSMGTIDNNALEKLHYVTELTEHIKVKSNQRDGEESSEYLRYFPSFVWTVRDFTLTLEVDGRPITANEYLENALKLRTGHSEKDQAYNLPRSCLRNYFSPRWCFVFERPASRDKMRRIEELTDADLEPAFVEQAKEFCDHVFNDAKTKTLKQGLKVTGRLLGNLAETYVSAIRSGQIPCLDNAVLALAQIENSGAIERARAHYQKGMADWVAYPTETQEELSEVHAVMEKEAVAIFINNSFKDEDQKYQLELMKVVQEEYEKICERNYKESQKACESKIQCIFAPLEEKIRDGSYMTPGGYKEYCNDLKLATSEYRSEGGRGVKAEEVLKEYLGRKASIGEAILSADHSLTEAEQRAEAEQAKREASERENRAMEEQLVVQERLRADQQRTYEENVNQLMERMERDSRNAIAEHNRVLQARLKEQNDLLRQGFDDRAHQMQREIDALKGAKAQEEEKKPSFMSTALDTVGTAAALFLPGIIPKVGGMAVKWLSKLF; encoded by the exons ATGACAGGCCAGACAGTATCCATGAAGGAACCAGTATGTCTGATAGAGAACGACAGTGATGGGAAGCTGTGTGTGGTCCGCAGTGCACTGGACATCCTGGACCAGATTGACCAGCATGTGGTAGTGGTGTCGGTGGTCGGGCTGTACCGCACCGGCAAGTCCTACCTCATGAACAAGCTGGCTGGCGAGAAGAAAG GTTTTGCCCTGGGAGCCACCATCCAGTCCAAAACTAAGGGCATCTGGATGTGGTGTGTGCCTCACCCTGAAAAAAGAGACCACACCCTGGTGCTGCTGGATACAGAGGGGCTGGGGGACGTGGAGAAG GGTGATGAGAAGAATGACAACTGGATCTTTTCCCTGGCTGTCCTACTCAGCAGTACTCTGGTGTACAACAGCATGGGAACCATCGACAACAATGCCCTGGAGAAACTACA CTATGTGACAGAACTGACAGAGCACATCAAGGTGAAGTCCAACCAGCGAGACGGGGAGGAATCTTCAGAGTACCTGCGTTACTTTCCTTCCTTTGTGTGGACAGTCAGAGATTTCACCCTGACCCTGGAGGTTGATGGAAGACCCATCACAGCCAATGAGTACCTGGAGAATGCTCTTAAACTGAGAACAG GTCATAGTGAGAAAGATCAGGCATACAATCTGCCTCGTAGCTGCCTGCGGAACTATTTCTCTCCTCGCTGGTGCTTTGTGTTTGAGAGGCCAGCCAGCAGAGACAAAATGAGACGTATTGAGGAGCTGACCGACGCTGACCTGGAGCCTGCCTTTGTGGAGCAAGCCAAGGAGTTCTGTGACCACGTCTTCAATGACGCCAAGACCAAGACCCTGAAACAGGGCCTGAAAGTTACCGGCAGAC TGCTGGGAAACCTGGCAGAGACGTATGTGTCTGCCATCCGGAGTGGGCAGATCCCCTGCCTAGACAATGCTGTGTTGGCGCTGGCCCAAATTGAGAACTCCGGTGCCATCGAGAGGGCCAGGGCCCACTACCAGAAGGGCATGGCTGACTGGGTGGCCTACCCCACAGAGACCCAAGAGGAGCTGTCTGAAGTGCATGCTGTCATGGAGAAGGAGGCTGTGGCCATATTCATCAACAACTCCTTCAAAGACGAGGACCAGAAGTACCAGTTGGAGCTCATG AAAGTGGTTCAAGAGGAGTATGAGAAGATCTGTGAGAGGAACTACAAGGAGTCCCAGAAGGCATGCGAGTCCAAAATCCAATGCATCTTTGCCCCCCTGGAGGAGAAAATAAGGGATGGCTCCTACATGACCCCTGGAGGATACAAAGAGTACTGCAACGACCTGAAACTGGCCACCAGCGAATACAGAtctgagggaggaaggggagtgaAG GCTGAAGAGGTACTGAAGGAGTACTTGGGAAGGAAGGCCAGCATTGGTGAGGCCATCCTGTCAGCAGACCACTCCCTCACTGAAGCTGAGCAGAGAGCAGAAG CGGAGCAAGCAAAAAGGGAGGCATCTGAGCGGGAGAATCGAGCCATGGAGGAGCAGCTGGTTGTCCAGGAGAGGTTGAGAGCGGACCAGCAAAGGACGTATGAGGAGAATGTGAACCagctgatggagaggatggagagagacagcagaAATGCCATAGCAGAGCACAATAGAGTTCTGCAGGCCAGACTCAAG gagcagaatgacctTCTCCGGCAAGGGTTTGATGACAGAGCACACCAAATGCAAAGAGAGATAGATGCCCTTAAGGGTGCGAAGGCACAAGAGGAAGAGAAAAAACCCTCATTTATGAGCACAGCTCTGGATACTGTTGGGACTGCAGCTGCCTTGTTCCTTCCAGGAATAATTCCCAAAGTAGGAGGAATGGCTGTGAAATGGCTGTCGAAGTTGTTCTGA